A stretch of Myroides oncorhynchi DNA encodes these proteins:
- a CDS encoding DUF5018 domain-containing protein, translated as MRKRLLLLFITLGVLSCSKSDDNSEQEKLSNLKEMTSFKVTVQGKEYQAEIKDGFIKAVLPSLTDLTKLSPEIKISDKAKVTPGSNVVQDFTKTVEYTVTAQDKSTKVYKALITKTSSLNAIESFVFVNLPEGASSFSWKNKNPLDIDTLIYKVPYSSTIKALTSKIQVSSKATIQPASGATLDYSTPVKYTVKAEDGAQKEYLVIVDNALDKLEIGIINKNDYRGKKPKEVITFTTNVLPLVKEEVKVELIPLDNPSKSIDLKVESIDLKTKKVNAVLPIEYLNNDYYLKVSITSNNYAQSKNFVLDAGTINFKNIADVLDPSTKNYVPCTKLLMPGEIFKANMYLERSKINSYKFSLRKDGRDFPLLDAKLNGASEQVEFTMPQVPSQTISNGIFEFVVKDSNNKETVLKLTNTRGNLISVVVGAAPVVKALSKYRVKPGEIVRIIGDNLFFPFSEGSSNLVKESTVTLKYYGNTYNRTLLVSDGTYSLDTKDMQPGTFTLTVKNNLKAFGPSTQNIELVIEDTTTLTLKVATAEIFSDKSKYNAKQIVIMFNESIATANIMRLVVDSNKPDVIIDSFFTYPSGVATGKLPDDKYQQYYANPSSYKGYVVVEFKGKQYNLPFTLTRAAD; from the coding sequence ATGAGAAAAAGATTATTGTTGTTGTTTATCACCCTAGGGGTGCTCTCTTGTTCAAAGAGTGATGATAACTCCGAGCAGGAAAAATTAAGTAATTTAAAAGAGATGACCTCCTTTAAAGTTACAGTACAAGGAAAAGAATATCAGGCAGAGATTAAAGATGGGTTTATCAAAGCCGTATTACCTTCCTTGACAGACTTGACTAAATTAAGCCCTGAGATTAAGATTTCTGACAAGGCTAAAGTTACTCCAGGGTCTAATGTGGTACAAGACTTTACAAAAACAGTAGAGTACACAGTAACTGCTCAGGATAAATCAACTAAGGTTTATAAGGCACTTATTACAAAGACGAGTTCTTTAAATGCTATTGAGTCTTTTGTTTTTGTTAATCTACCCGAGGGAGCATCTTCTTTTTCTTGGAAGAATAAAAATCCTTTAGATATAGATACCTTAATCTATAAGGTTCCTTATTCAAGTACAATTAAGGCATTAACCTCTAAAATTCAAGTATCTAGTAAGGCTACAATACAACCTGCTAGCGGAGCTACATTAGACTACTCTACACCTGTGAAATATACAGTCAAAGCAGAGGATGGTGCTCAAAAAGAGTATCTAGTGATAGTGGATAATGCATTAGATAAACTAGAAATAGGTATTATTAACAAAAATGATTACAGGGGTAAAAAACCAAAAGAAGTAATCACTTTTACCACAAATGTTTTGCCTTTGGTTAAAGAAGAGGTTAAAGTAGAATTAATCCCTTTAGATAACCCAAGTAAATCAATAGACTTAAAAGTAGAAAGCATAGATTTAAAGACCAAGAAAGTAAACGCAGTATTACCAATTGAGTATTTAAACAATGATTATTACTTAAAGGTGTCTATCACTTCAAATAACTATGCCCAAAGTAAAAACTTTGTATTAGATGCTGGGACAATTAATTTTAAGAATATAGCCGATGTACTTGATCCAAGTACAAAAAACTATGTTCCTTGCACTAAACTTTTAATGCCAGGTGAGATCTTTAAGGCCAATATGTACCTGGAGCGCTCTAAGATTAACTCTTATAAATTTTCTCTAAGAAAAGACGGAAGAGATTTTCCTTTGTTAGATGCTAAGTTAAACGGAGCCTCAGAGCAGGTTGAATTTACAATGCCTCAAGTACCTAGTCAAACCATATCAAATGGAATCTTTGAATTTGTTGTAAAAGATTCAAACAATAAAGAGACAGTTTTAAAATTAACCAATACAAGAGGTAACTTGATCTCAGTGGTAGTAGGGGCAGCTCCTGTTGTTAAGGCATTGTCTAAATATAGAGTAAAACCAGGAGAGATTGTAAGGATAATAGGTGATAACCTTTTCTTTCCATTCTCAGAAGGAAGTTCTAATCTTGTGAAAGAATCAACGGTGACTTTGAAATATTATGGTAATACCTATAACAGGACTTTACTTGTAAGTGATGGAACATACTCTTTAGATACTAAAGATATGCAGCCAGGAACCTTTACATTAACTGTAAAGAATAACTTAAAAGCTTTTGGTCCTAGTACACAAAATATAGAATTAGTAATAGAGGATACCACAACACTTACTTTAAAGGTAGCTACTGCTGAAATATTTAGTGATAAGAGTAAATACAATGCAAAACAGATTGTAATTATGTTTAACGAGAGTATCGCAACAGCTAATATTATGAGGCTAGTTGTTGATTCAAATAAACCTGATGTTATTATTGATTCGTTCTTTACTTACCCATCTGGAGTTGCAACTGGTAAATTGCCAGATGATAAGTATCAACAATACTATGCCAATCCATCTAGTTATAAAGGATATGTAGTGGTGGAGTTTAAAGGAAAACAATATAATCTACCTTTTACTTTAACTCGTGCAGCTGATTGA
- the nagB gene encoding glucosamine-6-phosphate deaminase, producing the protein MNELFKPQDLIYTRQDAVKVYSNKDNASAYVASRIAKIIKDKQNIGKHAIVGLATGSTPKGVYKELVRLHKDEGLSFKNVVTFNLDEYYPILPVDDQSYVSFMKNNLFNHIDIDWSNVHIPDGTLSLEAIQAYCDLYEQKIVDFGGLDIQLLGIGRTGHIGFNEPGAVLESKTRLVTLNDVTREDAKDDFGGKEHVPTQAITMGVQTITQAKQVILMALSQRKAEIIKKALQGEITSDIPATFLQQLAHVEYILDSEAASLLSK; encoded by the coding sequence ATGAACGAATTATTTAAACCCCAGGACTTAATATATACAAGACAGGACGCTGTAAAGGTGTACTCTAACAAGGATAACGCCTCGGCTTATGTAGCCTCGCGTATTGCCAAGATTATTAAAGATAAACAAAACATTGGAAAGCATGCTATTGTGGGCTTAGCTACCGGTTCTACCCCAAAAGGGGTATATAAGGAGCTGGTAAGACTGCATAAAGATGAGGGACTTAGTTTTAAAAATGTGGTGACTTTTAATTTAGATGAGTATTATCCAATTCTTCCTGTGGATGATCAGAGTTATGTATCGTTTATGAAAAATAACTTATTTAATCATATCGATATTGATTGGAGTAATGTACATATTCCCGATGGAACTTTGTCTTTAGAGGCAATACAAGCATATTGTGATTTATACGAGCAGAAGATAGTGGACTTTGGAGGACTTGATATTCAGCTGTTGGGTATTGGACGTACAGGTCATATTGGGTTTAATGAACCAGGTGCTGTGTTAGAATCTAAAACTCGTTTAGTAACTCTAAATGATGTGACACGTGAGGATGCGAAGGATGATTTTGGCGGTAAGGAGCATGTTCCTACCCAGGCAATCACAATGGGAGTGCAAACAATCACGCAGGCTAAACAGGTAATCCTTATGGCTCTTAGTCAGCGTAAGGCAGAGATTATTAAAAAGGCTCTTCAAGGGGAGATAACATCAGATATTCCTGCGACTTTCTTGCA